From Bradyrhizobium erythrophlei:
GCCGCGTCAATCGCCTGATCGAATCCTCGCGTCTTGCCTCCGACCGCGACCTGCAACAGCGCCTGCTCGGCGTTGGACGCCATGCCGAGGCCGGGCCGGAGATCGATGCCGAGACGAACGAGAACACAGCGGCGGGTCCGGCTGCGCCGCGGCCGTCGATGCTGGCGCCGACCAGGGTTTACATTTCGAATCCGTCGCCGCCGACCCGATGGTCGCAGCCCGTGCCGATCGCGCGCATCGAGGCGGGCGCACGGACACTTTCCAGCGGCGTGTTGAAGCTTCCGGAGACCGTGCGGCCGCGCCGCGCAACGGCCGGCCGAAGCTCCGGGCCGCCGACCGTGCTCGTCGTGGGCACGCTGGATACCAAGGGCGAGGAACTCCGGTTCATCCGCGACATCGTCGGCGGCAGCGGCTTGCGCGCGCGGCTCGTCGATGTCTCGACCAGCGGGAAGCTCTCGACCTGCGATGTCTCCGCCCAGGAAATTGCCCTCAACCATCCGCGCGGCGGCGCCGCCGTGTTCGGTCCAGATCGCGGCGCCTCGGTGACAGCGATGGCCGAAGCCTTCACCAACTGGCTGCGACGTCAGGCCGACATCGTCGGCGTGATCTCGGCGGGCGGGTCGGGCGGCGCATCGCTGGTATCGCCGGGCATGCGCGCGCTCCCGATTGGTGTACCGAAGCTCATCATCTCCTCGGTCGCCTCGGGCGATATTGCCCGCTATGTCGGACACGCCGACATCACCATGATGTACTCGGTTACCGACGTGCAGGGGCTGAACTCGATCTCGCGCCAGGTGCTGGCCAATGGCGCCAACGCGCTGGTCGGCATGGTGAAGGCGCGGCTCGACGCGCGAGCGGAAAGCGCCCGCGAGGCGAACACCAGCCTGCCGTCGGTCGGCCTGACGATGTTCGGCGTCACGACCCCGGCCGTGCAGCAGATCACCGCAGCCTTGCGCGGGGATTACGAGTGCCTGGTTTTCCATGCCACCGGCGCCGGCGGCCAATCGATGGAGAAGCTGGTGGAGTCCGGCCTGCTGGCCGGGGTGATCGACCTCACGACCACGGAGATCTGCGATCTCCTGATGGGCGGCGTCTTTCCGGCGACCGACGACCGCTTTGGCGCGGTGATTCGCACCCACCTCCCCTATATCGGCTCGGTCGGCGCGCTCGACATGGTCAATTTCGGAGCGCCTGACACCATCCCCGAGCGCTACCGGGGCCGCAAGCTGCACGTGCACAATCCGCAGGTCACGCTGATGCGCACCACCGCGGAAGAGAACGACCGCATGGCACGCTGGATCGGCGGGCGCCTCAATGCGATGGACGGACCGGTGCGATTCTTTCTGCCTGAAGGCGGCGTCTCTGCGCTCGACGCACCAGGGCAACCGTTCTGGGATCCCGAAGCCGACGCTGCACTGTTCCGCGCCCTCGATCAGACCGTGCGCCAAACCGGCAACCGCCAGCTCATCCGGTTGAAGCGCAACATCAACGAACCCGAATTCGCAGCGGCGGTCGTTGCCGCGTTCCGTTCGCTGGTCGGACGTCCGGGCACGCGCCGGCGGGTAGCGAGGTGAAAGATGGCCCGATTTGAACGCACCGAGCTCCTGAAGAAATTCCGCGCCATGGTCGCGCGCGGCGAGCCGATCGTCGGGGCCGGCGCCGGCACCGGGCTCTCCGCCAAATGCGAGGAGGCCGGCGGCGTCGACCTGATCGTCATCTATAATTCGGGCCGTTACCGAATGGCCGGGCGCGGCTCGCTGGCAGGGCTGATGCCGTACGGCGACGCCAACGCGATCGTTGTCGACATGGCCGGCGAAGTCCTGCCCGTGGTCAGCAAGACGCCGGTGCTTGCCGGCGTAAACGGCACCGATCCGTTCCGCGACATGGATGTCTTCCTCGACCAGTTGAAGGCCCTCGGTTTCGCGGGCGTGCAGAATTTTCCGACCGTCGGCCTGATCGACGGCGTCTTCCGCGCCAATCTCGAAGAGACCGGCATGTCCTACGCCCTGGAGGTCGAGATGATCGCCAAGGCGCGCGCCAAGGATTTGCTGACCACGCCCTATGTGTTCAATGCCGCCGACGCCAAGGCGATGGCGGCAGCTGGTGCGGACATCGTGGTCTGCCATCTCGGCCTCACCACCGGCGGCTCGATCGGCGCGCAGACCGCGCTGAAGCTGGAGGATTGTCCGGCCCGCGTCGACGACTGGGCATCGGCGGCGCTGGCGGTCAATCCCGATATTCTGGTGCTGGCGCATGGCGGGCCGGTGGCCGAGCCGGCGGACGCCGCCTTCATCATGAAACACGCCCGCAAATGCCACGGCTTCTACGGAGCTTCCTCGATGGAGCGGCTTCCGGTGGAGCGGGCGTTGACGGAACAGGTTCGAAAATTCAAGGCGATCGACGGACGTTGAGCGCCGGTTACGGGAGGTTGACACCATGTCGGGGATTCTTATTGGCGCATTGATCCTGTGGTTGATCGTCGCGTTGATCGTGATCGTCGTGGCGGTCTACGTCGTAAACTGGCTCTATCACCGGTCCTCAAAGGAAGTGTCGTTCGTGCGCACCGGCTTCCTCGGCGAGCGGGTGGTGATCAACGGCGGCGCCTTCGTGCTGCCCTTCATTCACGAGTTCACGCCCGTCAACATGAACGTGCTGCCGATGCCGATCATCCGGTCGAAGCAGGACGCCGTCATCACCCGCGATCGCATGCGCATCGACATCGAGGCCGATTTTTACGTCCGCGTACAGCAGACACGCGAAGCAGTCGCGATCGCCGCGGCGACCCTTGGCCGGCGGACGCTGGAGCCCGA
This genomic window contains:
- a CDS encoding ABC transporter permease, with translation MVDARRAAPILEVRGLDVYYGSSHALQGVDLTLDSGVLSVVGRNGMGKTTLCKTIMGLVRATGGSVRMGGEDLLALQPAQIARLGVGYVPQGRRLWRSLTVDEHLRMIAGMRRGAWNVERIYDTFPRLAERKNNGGAQLSGGEQQMLAIARALVTNPRLLIMDEPTEGLAPVIVTQVEEMLVRLGEEGDIAVLVIEQNIGVATAVSGNVAIMVNGRVNRLIESSRLASDRDLQQRLLGVGRHAEAGPEIDAETNENTAAGPAAPRPSMLAPTRVYISNPSPPTRWSQPVPIARIEAGARTLSSGVLKLPETVRPRRATAGRSSGPPTVLVVGTLDTKGEELRFIRDIVGGSGLRARLVDVSTSGKLSTCDVSAQEIALNHPRGGAAVFGPDRGASVTAMAEAFTNWLRRQADIVGVISAGGSGGASLVSPGMRALPIGVPKLIISSVASGDIARYVGHADITMMYSVTDVQGLNSISRQVLANGANALVGMVKARLDARAESAREANTSLPSVGLTMFGVTTPAVQQITAALRGDYECLVFHATGAGGQSMEKLVESGLLAGVIDLTTTEICDLLMGGVFPATDDRFGAVIRTHLPYIGSVGALDMVNFGAPDTIPERYRGRKLHVHNPQVTLMRTTAEENDRMARWIGGRLNAMDGPVRFFLPEGGVSALDAPGQPFWDPEADAALFRALDQTVRQTGNRQLIRLKRNINEPEFAAAVVAAFRSLVGRPGTRRRVAR
- a CDS encoding phosphoenolpyruvate hydrolase family protein, which gives rise to MARFERTELLKKFRAMVARGEPIVGAGAGTGLSAKCEEAGGVDLIVIYNSGRYRMAGRGSLAGLMPYGDANAIVVDMAGEVLPVVSKTPVLAGVNGTDPFRDMDVFLDQLKALGFAGVQNFPTVGLIDGVFRANLEETGMSYALEVEMIAKARAKDLLTTPYVFNAADAKAMAAAGADIVVCHLGLTTGGSIGAQTALKLEDCPARVDDWASAALAVNPDILVLAHGGPVAEPADAAFIMKHARKCHGFYGASSMERLPVERALTEQVRKFKAIDGR